The following are encoded together in the Cicer arietinum cultivar CDC Frontier isolate Library 1 chromosome 2, Cicar.CDCFrontier_v2.0, whole genome shotgun sequence genome:
- the LOC101508090 gene encoding serine/threonine-protein kinase PBL34-like: protein MGCVNSNAIKAGSLDVDKSKENKKVDVAKKKRRWCFRFSFIGICIPSRSKFNISTCGTATTSNHIGDNNTKSVIIQSEENKSTSETNTKGSNGIASSSTTTSNEESIFSTSKFSEELKVASCLRKFTFNGLKVATRNFRPESLLGEGGFGCVFKGWIEENGTAPVKPGTGLTVAVKILNHNGHQGHKEWLAELNYLGNLVHPNLVKLVGFCIEDDQRLLVYEFMPRGSLENHLFRRPLPLPWSIRMKIALGAAKGLAFLHEEADRPVIYRDFKTSNILLDAEYNAKLSDFGLAKDAPEGEKTHVSTRVMGTYGYAAPEYVMTGHLSSKSDVYSFGVVLLEMLTGRRSIDKKRPNGEHNLVEWARPVLGDRRTFYRIIDPRLEGHFSVKGAQKAAYVAAQCLSRDPKSRPLMSEVVQTLKPLPALKDMAISSHQFQVARVDRTMSMPNPKNGIRTGLASLPKKGQPVRALSSSNYGHSSPYPRYSKSPKPIA from the exons ATGGGGTGTGTGAATAGCAATGCAATTAAAGCAGGAAGTTTAGATGTTGACAAGTCAAAGGAAAACAAGAAGGTTGATGTTGCAAAGAAGAAGAGAAGATGGTGCTTTAGATTCAGTTTTATTGGAATCTGCATACCTTcaagatcaaaatttaatatctcAACATGTGGCACTGCCACTACTAGTAACCATATTG GTGATAATAATACCAAGTCAGTAATAATTCAATCAGAGGAAAACAAATCTacatctgaaacaaacacaaagGGATCAAATGGCATTGCAAGTTCCTCTACAACAACTAGTAATGAGGAAAGTATCTTTTCAACTTCAAAATTCAGTGAGGAGTTGAAAGTTGCTTCTTGTTTGAGAAAATTCACATTCAATGGACTTAAAGTTGCAACTAGGAATTTCAGACCAGAGAGTCTTCTAGGTGAGGGAGGTTTTGGTTGTGTCTTCAAAGGTTGGATTGAGGAGAATGGAACTGCGCCTGTTAAACCGGGAACCGGACTTACTGTTGCTGTCAAGATCCTTAATCACAATGGACATCAGGGTCACAAAGAATGGCTT GCTGAATTAAACTATCTTGGTAATCTTGTCCATCCTAATCTTGTTAAATTGGTAGGTTTCTGTATTGAAGATGATCAAAGATTGTTGGTTTACGAGTTTATGCCACGAGGAAGCTTGGAGAATCATCTCTTTAGAA GGCCCTTGCCTCTTCCTTGGTCTATCAGAATGAAAATTGCACTCGGTGCTGCAAAAGGTCTCGCTTTTCTCCACGAAGAAGCTGATAGGCCTGTGATATATCGCGATTTCAAGACATCTAATATTCTATTAGATGCG GAATACAACGCGAAGCTTTCTGATTTTGGACTTGCAAAAGACGCTCCTGAGGGCGAAAAAACACACGTTTCAACACGAGTTATGGGAACGTATGGTTATGCTGCTCCGGAATATGTGATGACTG GACATTTGTCATCAAAAAGTGATGTCTATAGCTTTGGAGTAGTCCTACTTGAAATGCTCACTGGACGACGATCTATTGACAAGAAAAGACCAAATGGTGAACACAATCTAGTGGAATGGGCAAGACCTGTACTTGGAGACAGGAGGACATTCTACCGAATAATCGATCCACGCCTCGAAGGTCATTTCTCAGTTAAAGGAGCACAGAAAGCAGCATATGTGGCTGCTCAATGCCTTAGCCGCGATCCAAAATCTCGACCTCTAATGAGTGAAGTTGTTCAAACTTTAAAGCCATTGCCTGCCCTTAAGGATATGGCCATATCATCTCATCAGTTCCAGGTCGCACGCGTCGATCGAACCATGTCAATGCCTAATCCTAAAAATGGTATTAGAACAGGTTTAGCTTCTTTACCAAAAAAGGGTCAGCCTGTAAGAGCATTGTCAAGTTCAAATTATGGACACAGTTCGCCATATCCTCGCTATAGTAAGTCTCCGAAACCTATTGCATAA
- the LOC101508404 gene encoding Hypersensitive-induced response protein-like protein 2-like: MGQALGCYQVDQSNVAIKEQFGRFVDVLEPGCHCLPWCLGYQIAGGLSLRVQQLDVKCETKTKDNVFVMVVASVQYRAVADKASDAFYRLTNTREQIQSYVFDVIRASVPKLELDAVFEQKNDIAKAVEDELEKAMSNYGYEIVQTLIVDVEPDVNVKRAMNEINAAARLRLAANDKAEAEKILQIKKAEGEAESKYLSGLGIARQRQAIVDGLRDSVLAFSENVPGTSAKDVMDMVLVTQYFDTMKEIGASSKSSSVFIPHGPGAVRDIAVQIRDGLLQGNAANL; encoded by the exons ATGGGTCAAGCATTGGGTTGTTATCAAGTAGATCAGTCAAATGTTGCGATCAAAGAGCAGTTCGGAAGATTTGTTGATGTTCTTGAACCTGGATGCCATTGCTTGCCCTGGTGTCTTGGTTATCAAATAGCTGGTGGATTATCGCTTCGAGTGCAGCAACTCGATGTCAAATGCGAGACAAAAACCAAG GATAATGTCTTTGTCATGGTGGTTGCATCTGTACAATACCGCGCTGTGGCTGACAAAGCATCCGATGCGTTTTACAGGCTCACCAACACAAGGGAGCAGATCCAGTCATATGTTTTCGACG TTATAAGGGCCAGTGTGCCAAAGTTGGAACTGGATGCAGTCTTTGAGCAGAAGAATGATATAGCGAAGGCTGTCGAAGACGAGCTTGAGAAG GCGATGTCTAACTACGGATACGAGATAGTCCAGACTCTCATTGTTGATGTAGAGCCTGATGTTAATGTCAAAAGAGCAATGAATGAAATCAATGCAG CTGCAAGACTGAGGTTGGCTGCAAACGACAAAGCCGAAGCAGAAAAGATACTGCAGATCAAGAAAGCCGAGGGAGAAGCCGAGTCAAAATATCTGTCAGGACTCGGTATAGCTCGGCAACGTCAGGCCATCGTGGACGGACTGAGGGACAGTGTGCTTGCGTTCTCAGAGAATGTACCCGGGACATCAGCTAAAGATGTGATGGACATGGTATTGGTGACTCAATACTTTGACACCATGAAGGAAATTGGTGCATCTTCAAAGTCTTCATCTGTGTTCATACCACATGGTCCTGGTGCTGTTAGAGACATTGCTGTGCAGATTAGAGATGGTCTCCTTCAGGGAAATGCGGCAAATTTATAA
- the LOC101508714 gene encoding outer plastidial membrane protein porin-like, with amino-acid sequence MAKGPGLYSDIGKKARDLLYRDYNSDQKFTITTYSPTGVAITSSGTKKGELFVADVNTQLKNRNITTDIKVDTDSNLSTTITVNEPAPGVKTVLSFRIPDQRSGKVEVQYLHDYFGIGASVGLTANPIINVSGTLGTNVIALGHDLTYDTKIGEFTKLNTGLNFTKDDLVASLTLTDKGDVLNASYYHVVNHLTKTAVGAEVTHRFSNTENTLTLGTQHALDPLTTVKARFNNFGKANALIQHEWRPRSFLTISGEVDTKAIEKSAKVGLALALKP; translated from the exons atggcgaagGGTCCAGGTCTTTACTCTGACATCGGCAAAAAAGCCAGAg aTCTTTTATACAGGGATTACAACAGTGACCAGAAGTTCACTATCACCACTTATTCACCTACTGGAGTt GCTATAACCTCCTCAGGTACCAAGAAAGGTGAGCTTTTTGTGGCTGATGTTAACACCCAATTGAAGAACAGGAACATCACCACTGATATCAAAGTGGACACAGATTCTAAT CTCTCCACAACAATCACTGTTAATGAGCCAGCTCCTGGCGTCAAGACTGTTCTTAGCTTCAGAATTCCTGATCAAAGGTCTGGAAAG GTGGAAGTTCAGTACTTGCATGACTATTTTGGAATTGGTGCCAGCGTTGGGTTAACAGCTAACCCAATAATCAATGTCTCTGGCACTCTTGGAACTAATGTAATTGCTCTCGGCCATGATCTTACTTATGACACAAAAATTGGCGAATTTACAAAACTTAATACTGGTTTGAACTTCACCAAAGACGATTTGGTTGCTTCCTTGACTTT GACTGACAAAGGTGATGTCCTGAATGCTTCATACTACCATGTAGTCAATCACTTGACCAAAACAGCTGTTGGTGCTGAGGTAACCCACAGATTTTCAAACACTGAGAACACACTCACACTCGGCACCCAGCATGCGTTAGATCCCTTGACCACAGTGAAAGCTCGATTCAACAACTTCGGCAAGGCAAATGCCCTCATCCAGCACGAGTGGCGTCCCAGATCATTCTTGACCATTTCTGGGGAAGTGGACACTAAGGCCATTGAGAAGAGTGCAAAGGTTGGATTAGCTTTGGCTCTCAAACCTTGA
- the LOC101509031 gene encoding auxin efflux carrier component 8-like isoform X1, whose protein sequence is MISLIDVYHVVTATVPLYVTMFLAYICVKWWKLFTPDQCVGINKFVANFSVPLLSFQVISSNNIYKMSLKLIYADCVQKFLAFFVLIVIIKMSDRGGLKWIITGLSLSTLPNTLILGIPLMKAMYKDESDILLPQIIFLQSMIWYNFLLFLHELDAAIPARTMPASSSTSSQGTGESETSLEVQSKEDEGEERGETRSQRKMRILIILMKVGKKLIMNPNTYATFIGLIWASIHFRWGVDMPDVVKQSITILSSGGLGMATFSLGLFMASNSSIIACGPRMTMVAMGLKFLVGPALMAVASIVIGLRDTMLKVAIVQAALPQGIVPFVFAREYNVQPAILSTGVLLGMLIALPVALIYYLLLSL, encoded by the exons ATGATTTCCTTAATAGATGTCTATCATGTTGTGACAGCCACTGTCCCATTATATGTAACTATGTTTCTAGCTTACATTTGTGTTAAATGGTGGAAACTCTTCACACCTGATCAATGTGTTGGCATAAACAAATTTGTTGCAAATTTTTCAGTTCCATTGTTATCTTTCCAAGTCATTTCTTCCAATAATATCTACAAAATGAGTCTCAAACTTATATATGCAGATTGTGTTCAAAAATTTcttgcattttttgttttaattgtaATTATTAAGATGAGTGATAGAGGTGGATTGAAATGGATTATAACTGGTCTTTCATTATCAACACTTCCTAATACTTTGATCCTTGGAATTCCACTCATGAAGGCTATGTATAAAGATGAATCTGATATTTTACTACCTCAAATTATTTTCTTGCAAAGTATGATTTGGTATAATTTCTTGTTGTTTCTTCATGAGCTTGATGCTGCAATTCCTGCTAGGACTATGCCTGCTtcatcatcaacatcatcacAAGGCACAG GAGAAAGTGAGACTTCTTTGGAGGTACAATCAAAAGAAGATGAAGGGGAAGAAAGAGGAGAGACTAGATCACAAAGGAAAATGAGGATTTTGATTATTCTTATGAAAGTGGGGAAGAAATTGATCATGAATCCTAATACCTATGCAACTTTTATAGGCCTTATTTGGGCAAGCATACACTTCAG gTGGGGAGTAGATATGCCAGATGTTGTTAAGCAGTCAATAACAATATTGTCTAGTGGAGGTCTAGGTATGGCAACATTCAGCTTAG GTTTATTTATGGCATCAAACTCAAGCATCATAGCATGTGGACCAAGGATGACAATGGTAGCAATGGGACTTAAATTTCTTGTTGGACCTGCCCTAATGGCTGTAGCTTCCATTGTTATTGGATTAAGAGATACAATGCTCAAAGTGGCAATTGTTCAa GCAGCTCTACCCCAAGGAATTGTTCCTTTTGTTTTTGCAAGAGAGTATAATGTCCAACCAGCAATTCTAAGTACAGG GGTTTTACTAGGAATGTTAATTGCTTTGCCAGTGGCACTGATTTACTACCTCCTTTTATCACTTTGA
- the LOC101509031 gene encoding auxin efflux carrier component 8-like isoform X2, which yields MISLIDVYHVVTATVPLYVTMFLAYICVKWWKLFTPDQCVGINKFVANFSVPLLSFQVISSNNIYKMSLKLIYADCVQKFLAFFVLIVIIKMSDRGGLKWIITGLSLSTLPNTLILGIPLMKAMYKDESDILLPQIIFLQSMIWYNFLLFLHELDAAIPARTMPASSSTSSQGTGESETSLEVQSKEDEGEERGETRSQRKMRILIILMKVGKKLIMNPNTYATFIGLIWASIHFRWGVDMPDVVKQSITILSSGGLGMATFSLGLFMASNSSIIACGPRMTMVAMGLKFLVGPALMAVASIVIGLRDTMLKVAIVQLYPKELFLLFLQESIMSNQQF from the exons ATGATTTCCTTAATAGATGTCTATCATGTTGTGACAGCCACTGTCCCATTATATGTAACTATGTTTCTAGCTTACATTTGTGTTAAATGGTGGAAACTCTTCACACCTGATCAATGTGTTGGCATAAACAAATTTGTTGCAAATTTTTCAGTTCCATTGTTATCTTTCCAAGTCATTTCTTCCAATAATATCTACAAAATGAGTCTCAAACTTATATATGCAGATTGTGTTCAAAAATTTcttgcattttttgttttaattgtaATTATTAAGATGAGTGATAGAGGTGGATTGAAATGGATTATAACTGGTCTTTCATTATCAACACTTCCTAATACTTTGATCCTTGGAATTCCACTCATGAAGGCTATGTATAAAGATGAATCTGATATTTTACTACCTCAAATTATTTTCTTGCAAAGTATGATTTGGTATAATTTCTTGTTGTTTCTTCATGAGCTTGATGCTGCAATTCCTGCTAGGACTATGCCTGCTtcatcatcaacatcatcacAAGGCACAG GAGAAAGTGAGACTTCTTTGGAGGTACAATCAAAAGAAGATGAAGGGGAAGAAAGAGGAGAGACTAGATCACAAAGGAAAATGAGGATTTTGATTATTCTTATGAAAGTGGGGAAGAAATTGATCATGAATCCTAATACCTATGCAACTTTTATAGGCCTTATTTGGGCAAGCATACACTTCAG gTGGGGAGTAGATATGCCAGATGTTGTTAAGCAGTCAATAACAATATTGTCTAGTGGAGGTCTAGGTATGGCAACATTCAGCTTAG GTTTATTTATGGCATCAAACTCAAGCATCATAGCATGTGGACCAAGGATGACAATGGTAGCAATGGGACTTAAATTTCTTGTTGGACCTGCCCTAATGGCTGTAGCTTCCATTGTTATTGGATTAAGAGATACAATGCTCAAAGTGGCAATTGTTCAa CTCTACCCCAAGGAATTGTTCCTTTTGTTTTTGCAAGAGAGTATAATGTCCAACCAGCAATTCTAA